Part of the Tribolium castaneum strain GA2 chromosome 4, icTriCast1.1, whole genome shotgun sequence genome is shown below.
TTTTATCTAATGATAACTAACAACCGAATcgttttgattttaataaagataTACCGTAGAAAATACCAtgatatttaaacaaacatcaTTACCAACGCTATTAAAACCTGTTATAGTGACTTTTTACAATAGCCTAAGAACATCAGATGAAtaaatttctaataattttttaaacatcttTTCTTCTGGAATCATGAGTTGTTGATAATTCCATAAGTTTAACCAACGTTATCGCTTCAACCTACGAatacataaaataatatttgataCTCTTCAGAAATAATAATGTCATACTCGTATTATTTGCAGCTTTAGTCTTtagcttaatttttaaatgtgcCGTTGTTGCAGCTGCTGAACGATTGTAACATGAGGTCGTCTAAGGTGACTTACGATTATATTTCTGTTCGTAAGTTGTAACTCTGACGTAAATAAGACAATAAAAACCGAATATGAAATAAATCTGGAAGTCAACTCCGGTCAATAGTCattatttttagtatttaaCTACCCATTAAACAACAATAGACTGGAAGTGTGATCCAATCCGGGTTGATCTACGATAGTTAGGTGGTGGTCCAGTCAGTTCCAAGGGCTGATTTACACAATAATTGACAAAGGGTTAGATAAGCAATCgcttatctaaaaaaaaatggacaatCGTATCAGATTCGTGATCCAATCATGAAATAAAAAGCCCGAACCGCCTCATTGATCATTTTCTAAATGAGCGGAGATATTGCAGATAGtgtttagtttaataattaagcgttctttcaagattaataCGTTAAAGTCGGAGACAGGCTTTAATAATGTCCTTATTTATGCGATCGTATCTGGCGTATTTTATGGCAGTCGTTATGTTGTTCTTTTTGCGCGATTAAAGCCGCTTTTTAactgtttgaaaatttgttccGGTGCTATTGAAGAACATTTCTTTCGTGCAGGTGCTTGGCTTCGCCGCCGTTCTTCCAGTAAGTTGCAGCGAGCATTTCAACAACACGCTCTTCGATCGCAGCAAACGCAGCATCCACAAACACCATCACGACAGCTGGTGAGTGCCCCAAAAGTAAATTATCaactatttaatattttaaattcgcgTGATCTATAGCAAAAAATctcaattttcataattaatttgagTTTGGCACTACATTTGTCACTGTATCACAGATACTACATCATAGATCTTTTCaattaatatatatatatatatctaAATTTGTGCCCTATTTTACCCCAAAATATGCAAATACACCGTTGCCATTCTCTTAATGTCTGAAATGGAATGTAGATCTAATTCTAGCTAGAAAATTTTACTGTTCTGTTGAAAGTCCACCTAAAGCATTACTTTCTGCCTTATTTACTCTTTTTGAAATAGCTCAGACGTCAcgtaaaataaattctttggCTTTTCCTAATACTAAATATTATTTGTggaattttagtaaagtaGATATCGTAGTCTTTATGTTTACTTTTCTGAGGAAGATTgcctttctttatttttggaaaaaatgtaaatttacaaaagttaagtgtttttataataaatttgaacCCAAATTAAAATAGGAAATTAAATGTGCATGGTCATTGATCAGATATCAGTAGtatcaaaaaaactttaaaattattgtctAGTTCAGTTGTCCAATCTTGTTTGGTTTTGCGTcagttgtgttaaaatatgttcaaagaaaatttttggtttttggcgTACAAAGATGGGACTAACTTTCTATTTGGTTTTCCGCAAGaaatgttattaaataaataggtTTCAACTTTCTAGTCTTGAAACTAGATGCGAATTAGTAGCAGTAACGTTTGATTATAAACttataacttataaaattataacaaccAAATTTATTGTCCTCAATTGCTCAACACTtcaacaaactaaattttcgTCTACCACGTCCAAATTCAACAATCAACAAGCAAGTTAACATagataatatacaggatgtttgTTACAAAACGAGCCACTTTGCATATATTACAAAATGAAAGTTTGAATATCGCATGACCCAACTTGTATCTCAAATGAAAGATACTTAGCACctttttttgagtttcaattattttttataaagttacattgTACTTATACTCTTTTACTAATGATACTAATGTTGTatgaatgttaattttttaattacatttagattgtaatttttttatgtaggaacTCAAAAAACactacattttgaaaaaattcaagtttggCAAATCTTTTTAACTGGATgttattcatcaaaaaattaaacattaaaaaaatacaatcggAATACTTTGactcatttaatttaaactgcgattttgaaaaaaatgtgtattgATAAAATCTACCTCAAAAAAGTATCATTGTAAAAGAAAATTCTAATGGTCAATAAAAAATGGATGTTTGATGATgactttacaaataaattttaggttcttcaattaattaaataaataattgtcagAACTATCCTtacatttttagaaatattgTTCTGCTAGAACTGGGTAATCCTTTTCATTTGAGGTCAAGCCATTTTGAAGGATAATTTGTATCACAAAGGGGTTAAGTGCTACAAATTTCATCTTGAAATATTGttcaaatttagatttttatggataattgttattgatcgcatttttattgaataacgAGTTTCTACAAAAGTTATTCGTCGAAGGGCACAACTGGATATATTTATTATGACGTTGGCTATtagttttaggaaaatttgtttcaaacaAGCTCAAAGTTGGAGcacattcaaaatttttcttcagCATTATTAGTGTTAAAATTAGCACCTTCTCTAATTCATTGGCCAGATTCAGTGGTCAGTGCAATCAGACACTCTTAGTTAATTACTTTTggtataatattattttgcaTTTCCATCAGTTCTTGCTAAAAATTGGAGAATGTTAAGCAAGCATGTGTTTACTTACAAATTCCGTCAAAATGTGGTGGTCTTTTAATAACTTCTGCCATGAAACTcaacatttacaaaaactgtTGTAGCTAAAGATTTTGTCCCTGTTTCTGTGTTTTCGTTTGCAAATCGAGGATTTTTTGCTGATAATaaatgacattttttcaaaatggatCCAAACTTATTATATTACCTACTTGTTcatgaatattaaaatattaaagtatTCTTCTAATTCGTATTCATTAACAATTTTAAGTCAATTCATGTACcaagtaaaataaaagttcTACCAAATTCTTTCTGTCGGATTGTATAAGGGGCTCGCAAGGAGAAATCAGAACATAAGTTAACGAGTTATGAGTTGTGCTGCACTTTTGAGTCGCATCTGAATCCGGTTAAAACTCCGTACGTTTTCAATCGGATCCAGATTCGctcaattttctttttttatttaggtaCGACCACGACGTTCCGCTGCGGTTGCCCGGCAAGTTCTTGAACCACCGCGACAACCAAATGCTGCTGCGGGAGGAAAGCAGCAGCGGCAACAACGGCAGCGAGTGCTGCCCTTCCGTCCTCGAAATGATCGAACCCCAAGGGGGCAAAAACAGGCAAGACCAATTCGTCGAGTTGTACCGGGATGGGGACTACACGCAGAGGTTCTACGAGCGGTCGTGTCATAAGGACATCTTGGGGAAGCCGTGCAGGTTCATGGATAAGAAACTGCACGAGCACTCCAAGTGCATCCAGAAGTACAGCTACACGTACGCGCTGGTGAGGGACCTGGGGCGGCATCATATGCAGAGGCCGAAGAATTTCCCCTCGTTGGCGGCGCCAGGCGGCGCCACGTGGACTTTAGACTATATAAGGATTAGAAGTGGTTGTGCTTGTGTAGTTACGCCTAATAAGAAGAAGAGGGACAGGCTCAAACACCGGAAGACGAGAGTCAAAGACGATACTAGTTagacttttttagaaatttcggTATACCAAAGGACTTAGGTGTGCGTAAGTGGTTAGACATTCCATTCATAGGCCGGTCCAAGTCGTGGCCTATTACACTGTCCAACACCAAAAACCTTCTTTAGACATTTTTCGACGCgaaatgcaaattaaaaaccgggttttaatttttgttaaggtTTATTGGGTTGTTTTCAAGTGTTTTCATTATCATTTTCtgtttcagaaaaaattcaaaagtaaTAGTTGTGTCTATTAATTCGTTCatgcgaaattaaaaaataagagccTTTCGTTTCAGTcgcttttgcatttttgagtaattacGTTTTTCATTCAtcattttacacaattttcagTCTGTACAAGTTACAGTTATACCGTTATCCAAGtatatttccaaaatttcacgtttgattttgttagaacaatttttattacaacggAACAAGAACTCACaaaattaggtaaaaaattatataccTACTAATTCCCCTTTTTTCAAGCGTCTTAGCACATTGTTTAGCCCGAAAAGTTTTTACATTATATCAATAGGTCCATTTTTCAATCAAACAATCGATTATATTAACAAATTACcataaaaataccaaaaattcgtataactGGACtgaaatattgtaattttagCCGTTTTCAAGCGCTTGAAGAAgcacttaaaataaaaaaaaaaattttaccgagattttgttaaattctaaagaaaaatcagtgaattatgtcaaaaatgacattttttctCAGCTTTTTCGCACGTTGCCGAAGCAGaaagataattaattttagtttttttggctCAATTATAGTTTGGTATTTAGAACCCTTTATCGCAATCTTCAATTTCGGCTACTCATCCACGTATTTCACCTTCTGTAAAGCTGACCCTGTATTCATAATAAATAACAGTTTTATGTTTTGCTTAAATAATTGTTGTATTATTTGCTAACTGACTATTAGCCTGCATTACAAAATTCTGCATAAAACAATGAATAGAACCATTCACTTTTAATCTTTTCCTGAACAGGAAAGTGCtaataaaaatactcaaaCACAGCTAAGAAAAGTCATTGCATTCAGTACAACCTTTTTCGTCTAAAGGAGggcaaaaagtgaaaatttgtTGGACAGTGTCTCTTGCTCATTGTTTTTCCTGATAATGCAAGACGGTTCATTTTATGAAGGAATAAAATAAGCCATCGTGCATCAGACCAGTAACGACTTCTTACGTAAGTTTAACGAAAACAGGACTATCGTTGGTCACGCAGTTGGCCCCATTTTTGACATGTGAATGCACTAGTCTACtcgttaaatattaaaaataatatacaactcattgtaaaaaaatgaatgaaaGGTAAACCATAAAAGGGTAATTCGAGTTACAAAGTGGAAATGAGTACCGCTACAACCGTAAACAACCTACACGCATATTATAACAGTGTATTTGTGTATTTACGAACAGTATTAATAGATTTTTAATCTCTTGTCTCAATACTCAAAAACATAATCACCAATACTCGTCACTTCTTACATAATTTCtagtattaaattatttatggttACCTACTTTCAAAGTACTGAAAACGCTAGATTTAGGAGATAATTTGCCGAATATcgtttttattgaaatgtgAAACGGCTTAAATTGTGTAAATAGTAGctatttattgcttttgtattttttaaactagtattacgat
Proteins encoded:
- the LOC103315170 gene encoding uncharacterized protein LOC103315170, which gives rise to MQIAHWIRALVAVLGFAAVLPVSCSEHFNNTLFDRSKRSIHKHHHDSWYDHDVPLRLPGKFLNHRDNQMLLREESSSGNNGSECCPSVLEMIEPQGGKNRQDQFVELYRDGDYTQRFYERSCHKDILGKPCRFMDKKLHEHSKCIQKYSYTYALVRDLGRHHMQRPKNFPSLAAPGGATWTLDYIRIRSGCACVVTPNKKKRDRLKHRKTRVKDDTS